Below is a genomic region from Clostridia bacterium.
ATCTACGCCGGTATATTCTTTGACGATATCATCCACGGGATATCCTCCCACCACTACTTTCACCTTATTCCTTAAGCCCACTTCTTTCAAGAGATCGACCACTTTCTTGACCGAACCGACACAGAAAGACAGCAAAACACTCAAACCCAGGTAATGAGCCCCGGTTTCATCCACCGCCTTGATGAACTTTTCCGGCGGTACATTGACGCCTAAATCGTAAACGCAAAAACCGTGGGAACGAAGCAAATAAGCGACAATGTTTTTCCCCAGGTCATGAATATCGCCTTCCACCGTGCCCATCACCACGGGAATGCCCCCGGGTGGATTGCTGGCGGCAATGTAGGGTTCCAAAACCTGCATCACGCAGCGGAAGATTTCCTCCGACATGATTAAGTCCGATAGAAAATACTCGCCCTGGCTGTATTTTTTCCCGACGATTTCCACCCCTAAGCGGCAGTCTTCCACAATGTCGATGCAGTTCCGCCCGGCTTGAATCTGCTGTTTAACCAAATAAATGGCCTTGTCTTCATCTAATTCAGCCATCGCCTTGATTAATTCGTCTCCCATTCCCTGTGCCTCCACGCTCATTCTTCTTCACCGTGCCAGCCGTCATAAGCGGTCAATTGATAACGATCCCCGCGGTAGACGGACTTGCTCCAACCGATCGGTTTACCCTCGGAGTTGTATAAGGTCTGCTCCAGCACGAAAACCGGCGCTCCGGGGGCGATTTGCAAGATGGCGGCTTCTTTCTCATTGGCCACCGACACTTGCAGCACCTTTTTGGAACTGATGGGCATTTGGTCGCTGTGCTGGGATACGATCTTGGTCAGCGAAGGGTCTTGCAGCTCTGTTTCCAGGATGGGCTTTCTCTTGGTATAAATGGTATACTTCCTCTCATAAGCCAGCGGCTCATCCTCCGCAGTCAGCACCATGACAAAATACAGAAACCGCAGGTTGTCATCGCCGGTCTGGAACTTGGCTTTCAGCTGCTTATCGGCTCTGACGATTTTTGCCTCCAGCAACGTAGTCTTGTAGGAAAGGCCCCGGTCCTTCACTTCCTTGTCAAAAGCATCCAGCTCAAAGACTACATTGTCCAACTTGGGAGCAGACACAAAAGTTCCCTTGCCCTGCTTGGTATAAACCATCCCTTTGGCCACGAGTTCAGCTATGGCTTTGCGCACCGTCATCCTGCTGATCTGGAAGCGTTCCGCCAGTTCCATCTCCGTGGGCAAAGCCTCGCCCGGTAGAAATTTCCCTTCCCTTATTTGATTTTCTAAAAATTTTGCCAACTGGTAGTAGATGGGTATTACCGAGTTCTTATCAATGGCCAATTTGTCTTGCACGTCCTTAACACCCGATTTCATCCGTATCTACCTTTGCTGACTCACCAAAATATTATCACAATTCACGGCAGCATTCATGATTTTTTTGCCTAAAAGGTGAAATTGGTGTTAACCCCGGATAGGTTCTCCCGCGGTCAACACCAATATGTATTTCACCGGTAACCGGCAAGACCCCTGATCAAATTCCATGTTAGTCTACCAGGGCGTCGTTCCGGTGGGCTTTGAGGAAATTCCGTCCAAATTTATCTTTATTCAGTAAGAGCTCCGTGGTCAGCACCGCCGTCATCAATTTCCCGTCGATGGGATCCAGGATGGCCGCATCCATGCCGTGGGCCATGCAGATGGTGAGGAAATAGCGGTTGATCAGCTTTCTTTTGGGCATTTGATGGGATACGTTGCTTAGACCGGAGACGGTCTTCACCTGGTATTTCTCTTTGATCTCCGCCAAGCACTGGAAGAAGATCACCGCATTGTCACTGCTGACGGCCACGGGCAGTACCAGGGGATCCAGGTAGAGTTCATTGAGGTCCAGGTTCTCTTGCTTGAAGACCTCTACCAGTTCCCCGGCAATACGAATTCTCTCCTCGGCGGTTTTGGGAATCCCGTTGTCATCCATGGTCAAACCGATGACAGAGCAGCCGTATTTTTTAATTAACGGCAGCATTCCTTCCAGCCGTTCTTTCTCCATGCTGATGGAGTTCAGCATGGCTTTGCCTTTGCAGAGGGACAGCCCCTTCTCCGCCACTTCCGCACTCACGGTGTCAATGCATAAGGGGACATCCACTACTTCCTGGACCGTTTTCACGATCCATTCCATATCTTCTAACTCATTGTTGCCCTGAGCGGTATTCACGTCAATATAATGAGCCCCGCATGCCGCTTGCTTGCGGGCTAAATCCTGTACAAACTGCACATCCCGGTTGATGATGGCTTCTCTCACCGACGGGATGGCACTGTTAAGCTTTTCCCCAATGATTAACATGCTGACTTACCTCCTTTGTGTTGTCTCAACTGGCTGGTACTCAGCCGGCAAGTCTGGTGCTGCTACTGGTGCTGGCGGTAATCAGCAGCGCTTGCGCCCCACTACGCTACGTTTCCCAAACAGCTACCAATATCAAAAAAGTTCTCAAAATGGGTAGCCCGGTAATAGAGCCGGGAGGTCCGTGGGCTCTATTACCGGTACTGTATATTAACAACCCGGAGGGTTGTTAGAAGATCTGGTCGGCGATTTTTACCGCATCGCTGGCGCTGGTGCCTACGTAGTCAGCACCCACGTATTGTTTCACTTTTTCATCCACATAGTTGCCGCCGATGACAATCTTGGTGTCCAGACCTTCGGCCCGGATGGCGGCGATAATATCTTTCATTCCCTCTTGGCAGCCGGTTAAAAGAACGCTCATGCCGACCATGGGTGCTTTGGATTCTTTAATGGCGTTAATGAATTTTTCCGCGGACACATCTACGCCTAAATCAATTACATTGTACCCGGCGCCCTTGAGCAGCATGACCACGATGTTCTTACCCAAGTCATGGACGTCCCCTTTGACGGTACCGATGACGACGTTGCCTTTAAACTCCTGCTCTTGGCCATGCAAGTGGGGCTCCAGAATGTCCATGGCGTCTTTCATGATTTCCCCGGCCATGATCAATTCACTCAAGAAGTAATCCCCTTGCTCAAACCGGTTGCCGACTTCCGTCATACCTTCCTGCAGTTTGCCTACGATTTCTAAAGGAGATACCCCCGCATCAAGGCGTTCCTTGACCAGTGACAATACTTTTTCATCTTCCAATTCCGCAATCGCGCTTGCCAATTGATCAGTCAATGCCATAATTAATACGCCCCCAATCTGTTAAAGTTTGTCGAAACGCGGCGATGAGCCTTTTAGCGCTGGACCCACCACCACAGGTACAGGTAAGCAAAAGCGTCTACTTTTTCCCAGTTGGACTTAATCAGTTCCACATCACCGGTAAACGGTTCCATCTTCTTGGCAAATTCTTCCCAGGGAACGGTCACACCAGGTCCTCTTTTAATTTCTGCCATGTGGCTAACCCCCTTAAAAATTGTTAGTATTTACCGTATTCCCGTGCCGTTTCAATCAGGGCTCTGATGTTTTCCTCTTTGGCGTCATACTGGATGACACCGCCGGAGTCGATGATGAACCCGCCGTCGGCTGCGTAGTTGTCAATCAGCCGCTTCACATAATCACGCACTTCTTCCGGTTTGCCGTAGGACAACATGGTATTGGGCACATTGCCGCTGATGCAGAATCGTTTGCCTAAG
It encodes:
- a CDS encoding cobalamin-binding protein, whose amino-acid sequence is MGDELIKAMAELDEDKAIYLVKQQIQAGRNCIDIVEDCRLGVEIVGKKYSQGEYFLSDLIMSEEIFRCVMQVLEPYIAASNPPGGIPVVMGTVEGDIHDLGKNIVAYLLRSHGFCVYDLGVNVPPEKFIKAVDETGAHYLGLSVLLSFCVGSVKKVVDLLKEVGLRNKVKVVVGGYPVDDIVKEYTGVDAYAQDINQALKIFKKDYQG
- a CDS encoding GntR family transcriptional regulator is translated as MKSGVKDVQDKLAIDKNSVIPIYYQLAKFLENQIREGKFLPGEALPTEMELAERFQISRMTVRKAIAELVAKGMVYTKQGKGTFVSAPKLDNVVFELDAFDKEVKDRGLSYKTTLLEAKIVRADKQLKAKFQTGDDNLRFLYFVMVLTAEDEPLAYERKYTIYTKRKPILETELQDPSLTKIVSQHSDQMPISSKKVLQVSVANEKEAAILQIAPGAPVFVLEQTLYNSEGKPIGWSKSVYRGDRYQLTAYDGWHGEEE
- a CDS encoding methyltetrahydrofolate cobalamin methyltransferase — encoded protein: MLIIGEKLNSAIPSVREAIINRDVQFVQDLARKQAACGAHYIDVNTAQGNNELEDMEWIVKTVQEVVDVPLCIDTVSAEVAEKGLSLCKGKAMLNSISMEKERLEGMLPLIKKYGCSVIGLTMDDNGIPKTAEERIRIAGELVEVFKQENLDLNELYLDPLVLPVAVSSDNAVIFFQCLAEIKEKYQVKTVSGLSNVSHQMPKRKLINRYFLTICMAHGMDAAILDPIDGKLMTAVLTTELLLNKDKFGRNFLKAHRNDALVD
- a CDS encoding 5-methyltetrahydrofolate--homocysteine methyltransferase yields the protein MALTDQLASAIAELEDEKVLSLVKERLDAGVSPLEIVGKLQEGMTEVGNRFEQGDYFLSELIMAGEIMKDAMDILEPHLHGQEQEFKGNVVIGTVKGDVHDLGKNIVVMLLKGAGYNVIDLGVDVSAEKFINAIKESKAPMVGMSVLLTGCQEGMKDIIAAIRAEGLDTKIVIGGNYVDEKVKQYVGADYVGTSASDAVKIADQIF